One region of Deinococcus aerius genomic DNA includes:
- a CDS encoding nuclear transport factor 2 family protein — MTQELRPVFDFADHPDIADFAAAANTGRRQDLGGFDPDYVDIVDYIVRCTHKIWEERAVHLIYTHYTHNARVHTADGLTTYGSAAVVRNTLRSQAAFSASRSFADDVIWGGNAQDGFYTSHRLFTVGVNTGHTDYGPPTGRRIGRWIVADCRIRDNRIFEEWLVSDHSAELRQLGYDPLELARASAPVPPLPPGEPTGEDGQYPPTVLPLPAPTEAEAFVRALLHNLWNARMLNLVRARYAPGHVAWVPGHRQLYGHGDYEGFVLGLMAQFSDLRLSVDHVCVLGDAERGHRVATRWTMQGTHDGPGRYGRPTGRRVRILGVTHHELQGGLIRQEWTLFDEFALLRQLHAPLATEHEPFAAQLAPSASEEPTLP; from the coding sequence CGCCGCGAACACGGGGCGGCGCCAGGACCTCGGCGGCTTCGACCCGGACTACGTGGACATCGTGGACTACATCGTGCGGTGCACCCACAAGATCTGGGAGGAGCGCGCGGTCCACCTGATCTACACGCACTACACCCACAACGCCCGGGTGCATACCGCGGACGGCCTCACGACCTACGGCTCGGCGGCAGTCGTCCGCAACACGCTGCGCAGCCAGGCGGCCTTCAGCGCCTCGCGCTCGTTCGCGGACGACGTGATCTGGGGCGGCAACGCGCAGGACGGCTTTTACACCTCGCACCGCCTCTTCACGGTGGGGGTCAACACCGGCCACACCGATTACGGCCCGCCGACCGGGCGGCGTATTGGGCGCTGGATCGTCGCGGACTGCCGGATCAGGGACAACCGCATCTTCGAGGAGTGGCTGGTCAGCGACCACAGCGCCGAGTTGCGCCAGCTCGGCTACGACCCGCTGGAACTGGCCCGCGCAAGTGCGCCCGTGCCGCCCCTCCCCCCAGGCGAGCCCACCGGGGAGGACGGTCAGTACCCGCCCACCGTCCTGCCGCTGCCCGCGCCGACTGAGGCCGAGGCCTTCGTGCGCGCCCTGCTGCACAACCTGTGGAACGCGCGGATGCTGAATCTGGTGCGCGCCCGCTACGCTCCTGGGCACGTCGCGTGGGTGCCGGGCCACCGCCAGCTCTACGGGCACGGGGACTACGAGGGGTTCGTACTGGGGCTGATGGCGCAGTTTTCCGACCTGCGGCTGAGCGTGGACCATGTGTGCGTGCTGGGCGACGCCGAGCGCGGGCACCGGGTCGCCACCCGCTGGACGATGCAGGGCACCCACGACGGCCCCGGGCGGTACGGGCGCCCCACCGGGCGGCGCGTGCGGATTCTCGGCGTCACCCACCACGAGCTTCAGGGCGGACTGATCCGGCAGGAGTGGACCCTGTTCGACGAATTCGCGCTGCTCCGGCAGCTTCACGCCCCGCTGGCGACAGAGCACGAGCCGTTCGCAGCCCAGCTTGCGCCGTCCGCCTCCGAGGAACCGACCCTCCCGTGA
- a CDS encoding glycoside hydrolase family 32 protein encodes MTTAQTRPAERHRPLFHFTPARHWLNDPNGLLHFGGEYHLFFQHNPFGSTHGHMSWGHAVSRDLMAWEDLGVALPEREGRAIFSGSAVVDWHNTSGLGLPDVPPLVALYTGHREGHQAQYLAYSRDRGRTWHDLGEVPVLDRGKCDFRDPKVFWHSGTERWVMAVAHPTERQVEIFSSPSLRDWTSESLFGPAGDTSGPWEVPELFPLMDEDGLERWVLKVDVYPGRPAGGSGCQYFVGTFDGRTFSPTTPARWLDHGPDFYAALSFSDLPGRRVWLGWMNNWRYASRLPTEPWRGTVSVPRELSLAESAEGPVLRQQPVAELDRLQGAEFGVREHTLRDGVPLILTPHALPALDLSLDLAGRGARRLVLHIGSGDQEEVVISCDLGGRRLVLRRTTAPSVGAPEGFDGEYEAPLTAADHLLSLRILVDRSSVEVFAQDGRVVMTALAFPEEAGWTVRAAAQGGDAEVLRSSVYALRRAAPPRPGSGDP; translated from the coding sequence ATGACCACTGCCCAGACCCGGCCCGCCGAGCGCCACCGCCCGCTCTTTCACTTCACGCCCGCGCGCCACTGGCTGAACGACCCCAACGGCCTGCTGCACTTCGGGGGCGAGTACCACCTCTTCTTCCAGCACAATCCCTTCGGCTCGACCCACGGGCACATGAGCTGGGGCCACGCGGTGAGCCGCGACCTGATGGCCTGGGAGGACCTCGGGGTGGCGCTGCCCGAGCGGGAGGGCCGCGCCATCTTCTCGGGGAGTGCGGTTGTGGACTGGCACAATACGAGCGGGCTGGGGCTCCCGGACGTGCCGCCCCTCGTCGCGCTGTACACCGGGCACCGGGAAGGGCACCAGGCGCAGTACCTCGCCTACAGCCGGGACCGCGGGCGGACGTGGCACGACCTCGGGGAAGTGCCCGTGCTCGACCGGGGCAAGTGCGACTTCCGGGACCCCAAGGTGTTCTGGCACAGCGGGACGGAACGCTGGGTGATGGCCGTCGCCCATCCCACCGAGCGCCAGGTGGAGATATTCAGCTCGCCCAGCCTACGCGACTGGACCTCCGAAAGCCTCTTCGGTCCCGCGGGCGACACGAGCGGTCCCTGGGAGGTGCCCGAGCTGTTCCCGCTGATGGACGAGGACGGCCTGGAACGCTGGGTCCTCAAGGTGGACGTGTACCCAGGTCGTCCGGCTGGAGGATCGGGGTGCCAGTACTTCGTCGGGACCTTCGATGGCCGGACCTTCTCACCGACAACCCCCGCCCGCTGGCTGGATCACGGGCCCGACTTCTACGCGGCCCTGTCGTTCTCGGACCTCCCCGGGCGGCGGGTCTGGCTGGGGTGGATGAACAATTGGCGGTACGCTTCCCGGCTGCCGACCGAACCCTGGCGCGGCACAGTGAGCGTTCCCCGGGAGCTGTCCCTCGCGGAGTCGGCGGAGGGTCCCGTGCTGAGGCAACAGCCCGTCGCCGAACTCGACCGGCTGCAGGGAGCGGAGTTTGGCGTGAGGGAACACACCCTCCGGGACGGCGTGCCGCTCATCCTCACGCCTCACGCGCTGCCCGCCCTGGACCTGTCCCTCGACCTGGCGGGACGGGGAGCGCGGCGCCTCGTCCTCCACATTGGGAGCGGCGATCAGGAGGAGGTCGTAATTTCGTGTGACCTCGGGGGCAGGCGCCTCGTCCTACGGCGCACAACCGCGCCCTCGGTCGGCGCCCCGGAGGGTTTCGACGGGGAGTACGAGGCACCGCTCACCGCCGCGGATCACCTCCTCTCGCTGCGGATTCTCGTGGACCGCTCGTCGGTGGAGGTCTTTGCCCAGGACGGGCGCGTGGTGATGACGGCCCTGGCCTTTCCAGAGGAGGCGGGCTGGACCGTCCGGGCCGCGGCCCAGGGAGGAGATGCGGAGGTGCTGCGGTCCAGCGTCTATGCGCTGAGGCGGGCGGCACCTCCCAGACCGGGCTCAGGAGACCCATGA
- the solA gene encoding N-methyl-L-tryptophan oxidase, with product MNRTYDCIVLGAGGAGTSAAYHLARRGRRVLLLDQFAVGHDRGSSHGHSRIFRLAYDQPDYVQLAQRALDLWREVEQVSGQTLLTVTGGLDLGPHELPSLRAVEQSLRQAGVAVETLDAGALMRRFPQWRVPDDWAAVYSPDAGIVNPSHTVELLAALARAEGATMLEHTPALELDLGDPDAPAVRTPRGTFACRRLIVAAGAWLPELVPDLARGLRVTQETTAFFRAQDLAPFQPEHFPVFIGHARAGEAEVYGFPAFGLPGVKIAEHLRGPVTTARTRDFEVEDLTLARLGAYLERRLPGAAGPVMQAKTCLYTVTPTQDFLLDTHGAVTPGGSPSVLLASPCSGHGFKFVPVLGELLADWADGVPHPLHSARFRARRAMAHGHPTPAE from the coding sequence ATGAACAGGACCTATGACTGCATCGTGCTGGGCGCCGGGGGGGCCGGGACGAGCGCCGCCTATCACCTCGCCCGGCGGGGGCGGCGGGTGCTGCTGCTCGACCAGTTCGCCGTGGGGCACGACCGGGGATCGAGCCACGGCCACTCGCGCATCTTCCGCCTCGCCTACGACCAGCCCGACTACGTGCAGTTGGCCCAGCGTGCCCTCGACCTGTGGCGTGAGGTGGAGCAGGTTTCCGGGCAGACCCTGCTGACCGTCACGGGCGGCCTCGACCTGGGCCCGCACGAGTTGCCGAGCCTCCGGGCGGTGGAACAGAGCCTGCGACAGGCGGGCGTGGCGGTCGAGACGCTGGACGCCGGGGCGCTCATGCGCCGCTTCCCGCAGTGGCGCGTCCCGGACGATTGGGCGGCGGTCTACTCGCCCGACGCGGGCATCGTCAACCCCTCCCACACGGTCGAACTGCTCGCGGCCCTGGCCCGCGCGGAGGGGGCCACCATGCTGGAACACACCCCGGCGCTGGAGCTGGACCTGGGCGACCCGGACGCGCCCGCCGTCCGCACCCCGCGGGGCACCTTCGCCTGCCGCCGCCTGATCGTCGCCGCCGGGGCCTGGCTGCCGGAGCTGGTGCCGGACCTGGCGCGTGGGCTGCGGGTCACGCAGGAGACGACGGCCTTTTTCCGGGCCCAGGACCTCGCCCCGTTCCAGCCGGAACACTTCCCCGTGTTCATCGGGCACGCCCGGGCGGGGGAGGCGGAGGTCTACGGCTTCCCCGCCTTCGGGCTGCCGGGCGTGAAAATCGCCGAACATCTCCGGGGGCCCGTGACGACGGCCCGGACCCGGGACTTCGAGGTGGAAGACCTGACGCTCGCGCGGCTGGGCGCCTATCTGGAACGCCGCCTGCCCGGGGCGGCGGGCCCGGTCATGCAGGCCAAAACCTGCCTCTACACGGTGACACCCACCCAGGATTTCCTGCTCGACACGCACGGCGCGGTCACCCCGGGCGGTTCCCCGTCCGTGCTGCTCGCCTCGCCGTGCAGCGGGCACGGGTTCAAGTTCGTGCCCGTGTTGGGTGAACTGCTGGCCGACTGGGCGGACGGGGTGCCTCACCCGCTGCATTCCGCGCGCTTCCGGGCCCGGCGGGCGATGGCTCACGGTCATCCCACCCCCGCAGAATGA